GTGCAAGCCGTCCTGGATCTTGAACGAGTCGTCCAGGTACGGGTCGTTGATCAAGCCTTTCCAGCCGACGGTGGTGCGCGGTTTCTCGAAATAGACGCGCATCACCAGGTACAAGGTGTCGGACACTTCAGCCGCCAGCACCTTGAGGCGCTCGGCGTATTCGTGGGCAGCCTTGAGGTCGTGGATCGAGCACGGGCCAATCACCACAAAGAGGCGGTGGTCGGTGCCGTCGAGAATGTCACGGATGACTTCGCGGCCCTTGGTCACGGTCTGCAAGGCAGCGTCACTCAGGGGGATTTCGCGCTTGAGCTGATCGGGAGTGATCAGGGTCTCGTTGGATTCGACGTTTAGGTCATTGATCGGTAAATCAGCCATCGTGTTACTCGCCAGGGTCACGGGTGCCGGCCGCCAGCCATCCCCGTGCGGCGGGCACAGCATGATTTGAATGCAGGGGGGAGGAACCTTAGCGCGTAATGCGGGCCCGCGACAATGGGCAAAGCCGGCTTTAATCCAGCGCTGGCGCCACAACAGCCTCGTGGGAGAACTCGCCGGCATGGCGTGAAACCCATTCGCGGGCCATGGCCTCGAGTTGCACCGGCGTCGGCTCGGTGTGTTCGTGCAGGCGGCAGTAGCGTTCGATCTGGCACACTTGCTCACCCATTCGCGCACCGAACAGCGCGTGTTCATCGGTAAAAGAAATACCGACGCTATAGCCCGTTTCGACCTTGCGGCACCAGGCTACATAGCCCGGATAACGGGCACTGGCGCCCAGGGACGGGATGCGCAGATCAACCGCCGTGCCCTGGCGCCAGGCACGCGGGCAATTGCAGGCGACGCCGCCCAGGCCGATAGTGTGCAGGCGTTGGCGGGGAATGGCAGGAGCGGGGCGTTGGATTAACTCGACAGCGACATCATCAGGGTGAGGTAAAAAACGACCCATGTACACGGACTCCGAGCACCGTCCAGTTGACGGCGGTGGCAGCAGTATAGTGAAGGAACTGGAATTGACCGACCTGGATATTGACCAGCAATTGCTGGGATTGCCAGGTATTTCGCTTGTGGTGTTTACCAGTGTCGGCTGTTCCAGTTGCCGCTGGGCACGCCAGCAACTGCCCGGCTGGCGCTTGCCCGTAGACCGCGTGTGCTGGGTGGATGCCGGGCACAACGGCGGTGCGGTCGAGCGCTACCAGATCTTTCATTTGCCCGCGTTGTTCCTCGTGTGCGAGGGTCAATTCCTTGGGCAGTTACAGACCCGACTTACGCTTGGCGACCTGACTGAGGCCGTGAATCAAGCACTCACCCGTACACCAGAGGATTTGCCATGACCGCAGTTGCATCCCCGTCGCCACGCATAGGCATTATCGGCACCGGTGCTATCGGTGGGTTCTACGGCGTGATGCTCGCGCGTGCCGGTTTTGATGTGCACTTTCTGTTGCGCAGCGAATACGCAGCGGTCAGCGAGCACGGGCTGCACCTCAACAGTACGCTGCATGGCAAGTTGCACCTGCACCCGGTGCAGGCCTATGCCTGCGCCGCAGACATGCCCGCGTGCGATTGGTTGTTGGTAGGCACCAAGTCCACCGGCAATGTGGACCTGGCGCCGACCATTGCCCAGGTCGCCGCGCCGGACGCCAAGGTGGTGCTGTTGCAAAACGGCCTCGACGTCGAAGACAGCCTGCGTGAGCACTTGCCCGCGTCGCTGCATCTGCTGGGCGGGCTGTGCTATATCGGCGTGCACCGCTCCGCGCCGGGCGTGGTCGAGCATCAGGCCTTGGGTCGAGTCAACCTGGGCTATCACAGTGGCACCGCGGCCAACGATGAGGCGCGCCAGCAAGCGATAGTCGAAGAGGGCGCCGCACTGTTTCATACAGCGGGTATCGAGTCCCAGGCCATGGCCAATGTGCACCTGGCCCGCTGGCACAAATTGGTGTGGAATGTGCCGTACAACGGCCTCTCCGTGTTGCTGGGCACCGGCACCACCGCAATGATGGCCGATGAATCCAGCCGTGAGTTGATCCAGGCATTGATGGCCGAAGTGGTGAAGGGCGCCCACGCCTGCGGCCATGAAATTCCAGCCAGCTACGCTGAGCAGATGTTCGCCATGACCGAAACCATGGACGACTACCTGCCCAGCATGTACCACGATCATTTGCACAAACGCCCGCTGGAGCTGGCGGCGATCTACGCCCGGCCATTGGCCGCCGCGAAGGCCGCAGGGTGCGAATTGCCACGCATGCAGGCGCTGTACCAGGCCTTGAGTTTTATTGATCGGCGCAATCGCTGATACGGGCGCTGATTCGGGGGGAACACCATGGCAAAGGGATTGGGCGACAAACTGGTGCTGGCGATTTCGTCGCGGGCACTGTTCGACCTGAGTGACAGCCACAAGGTCTACCTGGCCGAAGGGGTGGAGGCTTACCGCAAGTACCAGATCGAACACGAGGAAGAAACCCTCGAACCCGGCGATGCCTTCCCGCTGGTCAAGAAGCTCTTGAGCCTCAACGCCAGCCTGGGCCGTGCCCGCGTCGAGGTGGTGCTGGTGTCGCGCAACAGTGCCGACACCGGTTTGCGCGTGTTCAACTCGATCCAGCATTACGGCCTGGATATTTCCCGCGCCGCTTTCGTCGGCGGGCGCAGCCCTTATCCTTATCTGGCCGCGTTTGGTTGCCATCTGTTTTTGTCGACCCATGCCGAAGACGTGCGCAGTGCCCTGGACGCCGGTTTTGCCGCGGCGACGATTCTGTCGGGTGGCCCGCGCCGGGCGTCGAGTGAAGAGCTGCGGATTGCGTTCGATGGCGATGCGGTGCTGTTTTCCGATGAGTCCGAGCGTGTCTATCAGTCAGGCGGGTTGGAAGCCTTCCTGGCCAACGAGCGTGAGTCGGCGCGCCAGCCGTTGCACGGTGGCCCGTTCAAGGGATTTCTGGCGGCGCTCAACGTGTTGCAGCGTGAGTTCGCAGACGAGGCGTGCCCGATCCGCACGGCACTGGTGACCGCGCGTTCGGCGCCGTCCCATGAGCGGGTGATTCGTACCTTGCGCGAATGGGACATCCGCCTGGACGAGTCGCTGTTCCTCGGCGGCCTGGAAAAATCAGCGTTTCTGGAGGCGTTTGCCGCCGATGTATTTTTCGATGACCAGGCCGGTCATTGTGAGAAAGCCAGGGAGGTGGTCGCCACCGGGCATGTGCCCCATGGCATCAGTAATGAGTTGAAAACCCACACCGAGAGCTAATCAGTCGAACTCCCGCAGGCGCTGCTAAGCTCATTCAATCCTCGCCATCCTGGCAGTCCAGGAGGTTCTATGATTCGTTCGATGTTGTATGCCACGGACCTCGGTCTGTATGCGCCTTATGTCATGCAACATGCGCTGGCGCTGGCCCGAACGTTCAAGGCGGATTTGTATGTGATTCACGTGGTCGAGCCGATTGGGCTGTTCGCCGAATCGGTGTTGCAGAGCTACCTTGATGAGAAGGCCTTGAACGAATGGCAGAGCCAGGGGCTGACCACCGTCATGGCAACCATCGAGCAGCGCGTGCTGGACAGTTTTCGCGAGGAGTTGGGGGAAGGGGAGCAAGACTTGAAATTGATTCGCTCGGTACGGGTGATCCAGGGGGACCCGTGCGAGGTGATTCTCGACCAACTGCGTAAACTTTCCGTCGACCTGCTGATCGTAGGAAGTCACAGCCACGCCACCGCGGCTGCC
The sequence above is a segment of the Pseudomonas sp. R76 genome. Coding sequences within it:
- a CDS encoding PilZ domain-containing protein, with the protein product MGRFLPHPDDVAVELIQRPAPAIPRQRLHTIGLGGVACNCPRAWRQGTAVDLRIPSLGASARYPGYVAWCRKVETGYSVGISFTDEHALFGARMGEQVCQIERYCRLHEHTEPTPVQLEAMAREWVSRHAGEFSHEAVVAPALD
- a CDS encoding putative 2-dehydropantoate 2-reductase codes for the protein MTAVASPSPRIGIIGTGAIGGFYGVMLARAGFDVHFLLRSEYAAVSEHGLHLNSTLHGKLHLHPVQAYACAADMPACDWLLVGTKSTGNVDLAPTIAQVAAPDAKVVLLQNGLDVEDSLREHLPASLHLLGGLCYIGVHRSAPGVVEHQALGRVNLGYHSGTAANDEARQQAIVEEGAALFHTAGIESQAMANVHLARWHKLVWNVPYNGLSVLLGTGTTAMMADESSRELIQALMAEVVKGAHACGHEIPASYAEQMFAMTETMDDYLPSMYHDHLHKRPLELAAIYARPLAAAKAAGCELPRMQALYQALSFIDRRNR
- a CDS encoding universal stress protein, with protein sequence MIRSMLYATDLGLYAPYVMQHALALARTFKADLYVIHVVEPIGLFAESVLQSYLDEKALNEWQSQGLTTVMATIEQRVLDSFREELGEGEQDLKLIRSVRVIQGDPCEVILDQLRKLSVDLLIVGSHSHATAAATPLGRTAARVLQLATVPVYMVPSLQRRRSDDS
- a CDS encoding thioredoxin, with product MYTDSEHRPVDGGGSSIVKELELTDLDIDQQLLGLPGISLVVFTSVGCSSCRWARQQLPGWRLPVDRVCWVDAGHNGGAVERYQIFHLPALFLVCEGQFLGQLQTRLTLGDLTEAVNQALTRTPEDLP
- a CDS encoding 5'-nucleotidase — its product is MAKGLGDKLVLAISSRALFDLSDSHKVYLAEGVEAYRKYQIEHEEETLEPGDAFPLVKKLLSLNASLGRARVEVVLVSRNSADTGLRVFNSIQHYGLDISRAAFVGGRSPYPYLAAFGCHLFLSTHAEDVRSALDAGFAAATILSGGPRRASSEELRIAFDGDAVLFSDESERVYQSGGLEAFLANERESARQPLHGGPFKGFLAALNVLQREFADEACPIRTALVTARSAPSHERVIRTLREWDIRLDESLFLGGLEKSAFLEAFAADVFFDDQAGHCEKAREVVATGHVPHGISNELKTHTES